The genomic DNA AAGGTGCACTTTCTGTTCGGAGACGAGCGCAGCGTACCGCCTACGCATGCCGACAGCAATTTCGCCATGGCGAACGCCATATTGTTCAGCCCGTTGCACATTCCCTCAGCGCAGATTCACAGGATGCGCGGCGAAGACCCGCCTGAAACCGCGGCAGCTCAATACGAAACCACCCTGCGTCACCTCACCACAGCCGTCCCCGGGCAATGGCCGCGGTTGGACCTTGTCCTTCTGGGCATGGGCGACGATGGCCACACCGCCTCACTCTTCCCCGGCACGGCATCACTGACCGAACAGACTCGTTGGGTAGTTCCCAGCACGTCTCCCCAAGGAACGCGGGCACGGGTGACTCTCACCCTAGGTGTGATCAATCACGCGAGTGTGATACTGTTCCTCGTCGCCGGAAGGAACAAAGCCGCGGTTGTGCGACGCGTACTGGAGCAGCGGCCCGGTGATCCCGGCCCGTATCCGGCAGCTTTGATTCGGCCTGAGACCGGACGACTGTTGTGGTATCTTGACCGCGCCGCGGCATCCGAATTGACCGCAACCACTGACGATTAGTCATCGCAAGAGGCACCATGATCCTGGCAGGCGATATCGGAGGCACAAAAACCAATCTGGCGCTCTACGACTGGACGACTGAACGGGTCGAGCCGGTGCGGGAGGATAGCTTTCATAGCGCGGACTATAAGACCCTCGAAGAAATCATCGAAGAATTTCTCAGTGCACCGTTGCCCAAGCCACAAGCAGAAGACGAGCTGGGAGACGAGCCCATCGAAGCGTCGGCAGAAGGAACTACGGAGGCACCGGAGCTTCCCCCAGAGCCCATCAAATTAACGGCGGCGTGCTTCGGCGTGGCAGGGCCGGTGATCGATAACCGTTGCCGCACCACCAATCTTCCCTGGTTCATTGATGGGGCGACACTCGCGGAGCGATTCGCCATCCCCCAGGTGCGCCTGCTCAACGACCTCGAAGCAACGGCCCATGGGCTCCTCCTCTTGAATCCCGATGAAATCGTAGTACTGAACGCCGGCGCCCCGCCGAAGAAAAAACAGGCCCTCGCCTTGATCGCAGCCGGTACCGGGCTCGGGGAATGCATTCTCTATTGGGATGGAAGTCGCTACCGCCCCATGCCGTCGGAAGGCGGGCACACGGACTTTGCCCCCAACAGCGACAGCGAAATCGACTTGCTTCGCCATCTGCGCGGCAGCTACCTGCATGTCAGTTACGAACGCATCGTATCCGGGCCGGGCCTCCATGCCATTTATGAATATCTCCGCGACACCAAAAAAAATGAGCCGACCTGGTTGGCGGAGAAGATCAAAGCCGGTAATCCTGCCGCCGAGATTGCCGAGGCCGGACTCAAGGGCCAGGCCGAAATCGCCAAACAAGCCCTGGATTTATTTGCGTCCATCTATGGCGCGGAAGCCGGCAACCTGGCGCTCAAGGCGCTCACACTCGACGGGGTCTATGTCGCCGGCGGGATTGCGCCCAAATTACTGAAGAAACTGCAGGACGGCTCGTTTATGCGCGGGTTCACAAATAAGGGCCGTTACAAACGGATCATGAGCCAGATTCCGGTGAAGGTCGTGATGAACGACAAAACCGCCTTGCTCGGCGCCGCCTCGATGGCAGCACAACTCACATCATCGACCACATCATGACGCCATCCATCATGACACTACAATTTGATCTTGATTCCGAAAAGAAACAGGCGGCGCTGAAAGCCACTGAATATGTGCAAGACGGCATGGTCGTCGGATTGGGGACCGGTACGACATCGAAGCATTTGATCATCGCCCTCGGCGAGCGCGTCCGCTCAGGGCTCAAAATCCAAGCCGTGCCGACCTCGCACGACACAGCGGCTCTGGCCAGGCAATCCGGCATTCCCCTCATCGAGTCCGACAACGCATGGATGATCGATGTGGCCATCGACGGAGCCGACCAGGTCGATCCCGCCTTGAACCTCGTGAAAGGCGGCGGAGGCGCGTTGCTCAAAGAAAAAATTGTAGCCGCCGCAGCGAAGCGCTTTATTGTGATGGTCGACCACACGAAACTCGTGCCGGCGCTCGGCGGCAGTTTTCCATTGCCGATTGAAGTCGTGCCGTTCGGATGGGGTAGCACGGCACGGAACATCGAACAAGCCTCAGGAGGCAGAGCGGTCTTGCGCGAGCGAAACGGCGTCGTGTTTCAGACCGAAGCGGGCCACGTCATCCTCGATCTGCACATGCCCAAGATCGAAGATCCGGCCACCCTCGAGATAGAACTTAACCAGATTCCCGGCATCGTTGAGACCGGACTGTTCATTGGACGCACCAGCATCCTGATCGTCGGCCATGCACAGGGTGTCGACGTCACCCTTGCAGCGGAGTCATGACGGGCGACCGGACCGACCCTCCCGTCACTCGGCGACATGCGGCGTTGCTGGCCACACGAGTCCTCACCAACGCAGTGGTGTGGTTGGGAGCCTGGCACGGCGCAACCTCCTGGTTCTTCGTGCCCGCGGCCTGGAGCCACTCGAATCCGCCACACAACCATCGACGGCCGAAGACACACACTATGGGTTCATCTATGACGACTCACGATCCCTACAGACTCCCGCGCCATGTCCTCCCGTCTCATTACGACTTGCGTATCGAGCCGGACCTCCAGGCACACTCGTTCACCGGCCACGAGGTCGTGACGCTGACGGTGACCGAACCGACTACTGAGATTCTCCTGAATGCGACGGAATTGGAGGTCTCGACAGCGACATTGTCCGGTGAAGGGACGCCGCCGCGCACCGGGACCGTACGGATGGACGAGGAGCACCAGCGATGCTACATCACCTTCCCGTCGGTCATTCAACCCGGCGCCTGGAAATTGAGCCTGGCGTTTCGCGGCACACTGAACGATAAATTGCGCGGGTTCTATCGCAGCAGCTACAAGGATGAACAGGGCCATTCGCACAGTCTGGCCGCGACCCAGTTTGAGGCGACCGATGCGCGGCGGGCCTTCCCCTGTTGGGATGAACCGCAATTCAAAGCCGTCTTCGCCGTCACCCTGGCAATCGATCCCGCACTGACCGCCATCTCGAATACCCGGATCGTGGACGATCGACAAGAGGGCGGGAAGCGAGTGCTGCGCTTCGCGGAATCCATGAAGATGTCCACGTATCTCGTGGCTTTCATCGTCGGGAAACTCGACGCCACAACTCCCACCATGGCCCGGCAGACCCCAGTCCGCCTCTGGTCCGTGCCCGGCAAACAACACCTGACCCCGTTCGGTCAGGAAATCGCCGTGTACTCGCTCAATTTTCTCGCCGACTACTACGGCATCCCCTATCCGGGCGACAAACTGGACCTCATCGCCATCCCCGACTTCGCTTCCGGGGCGATGGAAAATCTGGGCGCGATCACATTCCGTGAAACAGCCTTGCTGCTGGACCAGCGCACGGCCACACATGCGGAGCAGGGACGAATCGCGGATGTGGTCGCGCACGAGAATGCCCACATGTGGTTCGGCGACCTCGTGACCATGGCCTGGTGGAACGGGCTCTGGCTCAACGAGGCCTTCGCCACCTTCATGGAAATGCTGGTGGTGGATGCCTGGAAACCGGAGTGGGAACGCTGGACGGCCTTTGGCGTCTCACGCGCTGCCGCTCTGTCGGTCGACGGCCTGCTGAGCACGAGGCCGATTGAGTTCCCCGTGCGCGCGCCCAAAGAAGCCGAAGCCATGTTCGACGTGCTGACCTATGAAAAGGGAGCCTCCGTCCTGCGCATGCTGGAACAGCATATCGGTCCGACGGTATTCAGAGACGGCGTCCGCCACTATCTGACGACGCATGCCTATGGGAACGCAGAGACTACCGACTTGTGGGTCTCGCTCGCGCATGCGTCACAACAGAATGTTCCGGCACTCATGAACGAATGGATCTTCTCGCCGGGATATCCCTTGCTCTCGCTTGCCATCGACTCATCCTCCACGCTGACGCTCACACAGCGTCGCTTCACCTACGCCGAAGGCTCTACGGCGGCATCTTCCGGGGCACCGGCGCAACTCTGGCAGGTTCCGATTCAGTTGCGCATCCACACCGCGCGGGGCGCTGAAACCCGGCGTGTGATGCTCAGCGATCAGGAGAACCGTATCCCGCTGCCGAAGGATTGGACATCAGTACTGGCGAACGAGGGCGGGCACGGATTCTACCGCGTTCGATACAGCACAGCGCTCCTCAACGGCCTGCAACAGACCGGCCTCCAGACCCTGGCCCCCGTCGAACGGTTCAATCTCCTGAACGACACCTGGGCCTCAACCATCGCCGGTATGGTGTCACCCGCCGACTATCTCAGCTTGACGGAACACTTCCGTGGCGAACAGGACCCGCATGTCTGGGCCGTGATGTTGGGGTCGTTCTCCACCATGAATCACCTGCTGAGCGAGGAGGATCGACCGCTGTTGGCTGCCTTTGTGCGCAATCGACTCACCCCGACATTCCAGGATCTGGGATGGACACCGCGTACCGATGAACGCGATCTCGTCAAAGAACTGCGCGGTGACGTGATTCGCGCCTTAGGCACATTGGGTCGCGACCCCAGCGTCCAAACCCAGGCGCTGGAAGCTTACACTGATCTGCAGCAGCAGACTCGACCGATCGACCCCAATGTGATCCCCGCGCTCGTTTCCATCCTGGCCTTCACAGGCGACGCGGCTCGCTACGAGGAATTTCTCAACCGCTTCCACAAGGCCTCCACCCCGCAGGAAGAGCGTCGCTATCTCTTTTCACTCGCGGCCTTCCGGATACCCGAACTGCTGGAGCGCACCCTGGCGAAAACCCTGACCGACGAGATCCGCACCCAAGATGCGCCCTTCCTCGTCAGCAGCCTGTTGCACAATGTGTACATTCGTGAAAAAGCCTGGGAGTTTGTGAAGACTAATTGGGAGCGAATGGACCGGCAGTTTCCCAAGAGCGGCCTGCGCCGCATGTGCGGAGGGATCACCGGTCTTTCGACTCCGGAATTGGAGCAAGACGTCAGAGCGTTCTTCACATCCCGGAAGATCGACCTCGGCGGGAAGACTCTGGAGCAGTACCTGGAGCAGCTGCACATCGCCGTACGATTCCGGGAACGCGACCGCGACGCCATTCGCGCCGTGCTGGCACGCGTCGCGATGTAGTGGGAACGGCCGAGTACATCCAGCCGGCCGTCACTCGTGCCGAAGCACAGTCAACGGAGGCTGCCCGAGCAGTCGGTAGGTACTGAGGAACCCTACGATGAGGGTGAGCAACACAGTGCAACCCAGCCCGATGCCCAGCAGAGACGGCTCCAGCGACCAGGGCAACTCCAGAATGTAGCGCAGAATCGCCCACGAGAAGAGGCTGGCCAGGCCCACGCCGATCACCCCCGCCACGCACCCCAGCACTGCATATTCCGCTGCAAACGACCGGGCAATCAACGCACGGGTCGCGCCGAGAGCCTTGAGAATCACGGCCTCATAGAGACGACGATACCGCGTAGCCGCCAGAGCCGCCGCCATGACGAGTGCCCCGGCCAACAGACAAAACAGAGCCACCGCGCGGATGGCCAGGGACAGCCGGTCGAGAACCCGGGCGAAGCTGCTTAAGACCTCGCCGATGTTAATCGCCGTCACATTGGGAAACGCGGCGACCACGGCCGATTGCAGCGCCACCTCATCCTGCGGGGACACCCGCACCGTCGCGACATAGGTCATCGGCGCCCCGTCCAATGCTCCCGGTGAAAAAATCATATAGAAATTCGTGGAGAAATTTCCCCACTCGACCTTTCTGATACTGCTGACCTCAGCCCGCATAATCGTCCCCTGGATATTGAGGTCCAGAGTGGTGCCCACATCAATGCCGAGACTCTTTGCCGCTTCCTCTTCGACAGACACCTGCGGTCGCGCAAAGACCTGCCCCGGCTTCCACCAGGCGCCTTTGACAATCCTATTGTCTTTAGGCAGTTGCTCGAGAAAGGTCAGCACATACTCACGATTCACATACCAATTCTTCCGCTTCTCTTCTTTGGACTGACTGGGCTGGTCTTCCTGTTCGGACTCCCGCTCAACCGCGACTGCTTGGCCATTGATCGCATGCAATCGAGAGCGCACCAGCGGAGTCAGATCAGGAGCCACATCGCCGGTGCGCCGATGAATCAAGGCGGAGAAGCCCTCCGCCTGATCCGGCTGAATATCGACAAAAAAGAAAGTCGGTGAATCGTTCGGTCGGTTCTCGCCGACTTGACGCACTAAGGCCTGTTCCAGCAACGCAATCGCGAGAATCACCATCACCCCGACGCCGATGGAGACCATCACCCCAAGGGTTTGCCCTCCGGGACGTTGAATGTTGCCGAGCGCCTGTCGCAGAGAAAGCGCACGCGGGCTGGGTAACACACATATCCCGAGGAGGAGTGCTTTCGCGGTCACAGTTAACGCCACCACAGCGACCAGGAGGCCGCCGATAAAGAGCCCTCCGATTGTCAGAGACCCGGCCTGCCACACCGAGAGGCCCGCCAAACCAAGCCCAATGCCGGCCGCCGTGACGGCACGAACAGGATCCGCCGTGACGACCTGTGCCGCGCGGCCCCACACCGATGTCTCAGGCCGAACACCGGGGCGGATTGCACCTTCCACTTCACGCCTGAAGATGACCGCAGGCTTGATGGTTCGAATCGTCAGAAGCGGCCACAGACTGAACAGAAGGGTGTTCAGCACACCCAAGCCCAAGCCCTTCGAGAGCGGCGCCAGCGCTGTCCAAGACAGCACGGACGTAAACTCGACCTGCTGCAGGACATCCGTCGCGAGCAAGGTGGAGACCGCCTGCGGCAAAACGGTCTGCAACAGGAGCCCGATCCCAATACCGACTGCGCTGCCCAGCACCCCCAACCCAACTGCTTGTCCCAGATACGAATAGATGATGGTCTTCGTATCCGCGCCCAATGTCTTGAGGATCGCAATCGAGTGGAGTTTTTCTCGAACGAACGCTTGAATCGACAAGGCCACGCCAATCCCGCCGACGAACA from Nitrospira sp. ND1 includes the following:
- a CDS encoding ABC transporter permease; the protein is MIPFWLMMAWRELRSAWRHFLYFLGCIALGVGAVVGVSLFSTNVERAVLKEARGLLGGDLEIRLSKPVGAAGSVVLQSLAERGILRTRVSELVAMVARIDRAVGAADVTQLVELKAIESGYPLYGIVRVEPDRPLMELLRQTGHSCREACHGAVVQESLLIRLGLVVGDAIKIGQASFRITGVIHTEPDRMANMFSLGPRVLISQDGLVAADLVKPGSRLRERHLLKLPASMPLSPLLHELQGRLSAESARLSSYRDAQPQLKQFLDQLARYLGLVGLTALFVGGIGVALSIQAFVREKLHSIAILKTLGADTKTIIYSYLGQAVGLGVLGSAVGIGIGLLLQTVLPQAVSTLLATDVLQQVEFTSVLSWTALAPLSKGLGLGVLNTLLFSLWPLLTIRTIKPAVIFRREVEGAIRPGVRPETSVWGRAAQVVTADPVRAVTAAGIGLGLAGLSVWQAGSLTIGGLFIGGLLVAVVALTVTAKALLLGICVLPSPRALSLRQALGNIQRPGGQTLGVMVSIGVGVMVILAIALLEQALVRQVGENRPNDSPTFFFVDIQPDQAEGFSALIHRRTGDVAPDLTPLVRSRLHAINGQAVAVERESEQEDQPSQSKEEKRKNWYVNREYVLTFLEQLPKDNRIVKGAWWKPGQVFARPQVSVEEEAAKSLGIDVGTTLDLNIQGTIMRAEVSSIRKVEWGNFSTNFYMIFSPGALDGAPMTYVATVRVSPQDEVALQSAVVAAFPNVTAINIGEVLSSFARVLDRLSLAIRAVALFCLLAGALVMAAALAATRYRRLYEAVILKALGATRALIARSFAAEYAVLGCVAGVIGVGLASLFSWAILRYILELPWSLEPSLLGIGLGCTVLLTLIVGFLSTYRLLGQPPLTVLRHE
- the glk gene encoding glucokinase, translated to MILAGDIGGTKTNLALYDWTTERVEPVREDSFHSADYKTLEEIIEEFLSAPLPKPQAEDELGDEPIEASAEGTTEAPELPPEPIKLTAACFGVAGPVIDNRCRTTNLPWFIDGATLAERFAIPQVRLLNDLEATAHGLLLLNPDEIVVLNAGAPPKKKQALALIAAGTGLGECILYWDGSRYRPMPSEGGHTDFAPNSDSEIDLLRHLRGSYLHVSYERIVSGPGLHAIYEYLRDTKKNEPTWLAEKIKAGNPAAEIAEAGLKGQAEIAKQALDLFASIYGAEAGNLALKALTLDGVYVAGGIAPKLLKKLQDGSFMRGFTNKGRYKRIMSQIPVKVVMNDKTALLGAASMAAQLTSSTTS
- a CDS encoding M1 family metallopeptidase is translated as MTGDRTDPPVTRRHAALLATRVLTNAVVWLGAWHGATSWFFVPAAWSHSNPPHNHRRPKTHTMGSSMTTHDPYRLPRHVLPSHYDLRIEPDLQAHSFTGHEVVTLTVTEPTTEILLNATELEVSTATLSGEGTPPRTGTVRMDEEHQRCYITFPSVIQPGAWKLSLAFRGTLNDKLRGFYRSSYKDEQGHSHSLAATQFEATDARRAFPCWDEPQFKAVFAVTLAIDPALTAISNTRIVDDRQEGGKRVLRFAESMKMSTYLVAFIVGKLDATTPTMARQTPVRLWSVPGKQHLTPFGQEIAVYSLNFLADYYGIPYPGDKLDLIAIPDFASGAMENLGAITFRETALLLDQRTATHAEQGRIADVVAHENAHMWFGDLVTMAWWNGLWLNEAFATFMEMLVVDAWKPEWERWTAFGVSRAAALSVDGLLSTRPIEFPVRAPKEAEAMFDVLTYEKGASVLRMLEQHIGPTVFRDGVRHYLTTHAYGNAETTDLWVSLAHASQQNVPALMNEWIFSPGYPLLSLAIDSSSTLTLTQRRFTYAEGSTAASSGAPAQLWQVPIQLRIHTARGAETRRVMLSDQENRIPLPKDWTSVLANEGGHGFYRVRYSTALLNGLQQTGLQTLAPVERFNLLNDTWASTIAGMVSPADYLSLTEHFRGEQDPHVWAVMLGSFSTMNHLLSEEDRPLLAAFVRNRLTPTFQDLGWTPRTDERDLVKELRGDVIRALGTLGRDPSVQTQALEAYTDLQQQTRPIDPNVIPALVSILAFTGDAARYEEFLNRFHKASTPQEERRYLFSLAAFRIPELLERTLAKTLTDEIRTQDAPFLVSSLLHNVYIREKAWEFVKTNWERMDRQFPKSGLRRMCGGITGLSTPELEQDVRAFFTSRKIDLGGKTLEQYLEQLHIAVRFRERDRDAIRAVLARVAM
- the pgl gene encoding 6-phosphogluconolactonase, whose amino-acid sequence is MSQAPAIHTFTDAQELTRAAAGLFLEVGKQAIAERNRFLVALSGGSTPKALYSILANDKYAQQLNWSKVHFLFGDERSVPPTHADSNFAMANAILFSPLHIPSAQIHRMRGEDPPETAAAQYETTLRHLTTAVPGQWPRLDLVLLGMGDDGHTASLFPGTASLTEQTRWVVPSTSPQGTRARVTLTLGVINHASVILFLVAGRNKAAVVRRVLEQRPGDPGPYPAALIRPETGRLLWYLDRAAASELTATTDD
- the rpiA gene encoding ribose-5-phosphate isomerase RpiA; amino-acid sequence: MTLQFDLDSEKKQAALKATEYVQDGMVVGLGTGTTSKHLIIALGERVRSGLKIQAVPTSHDTAALARQSGIPLIESDNAWMIDVAIDGADQVDPALNLVKGGGGALLKEKIVAAAAKRFIVMVDHTKLVPALGGSFPLPIEVVPFGWGSTARNIEQASGGRAVLRERNGVVFQTEAGHVILDLHMPKIEDPATLEIELNQIPGIVETGLFIGRTSILIVGHAQGVDVTLAAES